The proteins below are encoded in one region of Amycolatopsis acidiphila:
- a CDS encoding ABC transporter ATP-binding protein: MPTMLEVAGLSHRYAGRESQLAVTDLSFSVDAGRLVCIVGPSGCGKSTLLRCIAGLIRATEGTVRLHGDEVTGVPADLAVVFQDYSRSLFPWLSVAGNVEFPLKSTRMSRAERRSRTDEALEWVGLSGARRKYPWQLSGGMQQRVSIARALASRPALLLMDEPFASVDAQTRFELEDLLRRVQREHGSTVLLVTHDIDESVYLGDRVLVLSKSPASIVADLTVDLPSERDQITTRESGEFVKLRGEVARLLQNRELAHSPERNA; the protein is encoded by the coding sequence GTGCCGACGATGCTCGAGGTGGCCGGACTGAGTCACCGCTATGCGGGCCGGGAGTCGCAGCTCGCGGTGACCGACCTGTCGTTCAGCGTCGACGCCGGCCGGCTCGTGTGCATCGTGGGCCCGTCGGGGTGCGGGAAGTCGACGCTGCTGCGGTGCATCGCGGGCCTGATCAGGGCGACCGAGGGGACGGTCCGGCTGCACGGCGACGAGGTGACCGGTGTGCCCGCGGACCTCGCGGTGGTCTTCCAGGACTACAGCCGTTCCCTCTTTCCCTGGCTCAGCGTTGCCGGAAACGTCGAATTTCCCCTGAAGTCGACGCGAATGAGCCGGGCGGAGCGGCGCAGCCGGACCGACGAGGCGCTGGAATGGGTCGGTTTGTCCGGTGCCCGGCGAAAGTACCCGTGGCAGCTCTCCGGCGGGATGCAGCAGCGCGTCTCGATCGCGCGCGCCCTCGCGAGCCGCCCCGCACTGCTGCTGATGGACGAGCCGTTCGCCTCGGTGGACGCGCAGACCCGGTTCGAGCTGGAGGACCTGCTGCGCCGCGTGCAGCGTGAGCACGGCAGCACCGTGCTGCTGGTGACCCACGACATCGACGAAAGCGTCTACCTCGGCGACCGGGTGCTCGTACTGTCGAAGTCACCCGCCTCGATCGTCGCGGACCTGACCGTCGACCTGCCCTCGGAGCGGGACCAGATCACCACCCGCGAATCGGGCGAGTTCGTGAAGCTGCGCGGTGAGGTCGCGCGGCTGCTGCAGAACCGCGAACTCGCGCACAGCCCGGAGAGGAACGCGTAA
- the mdlC gene encoding benzoylformate decarboxylase: protein MAPTTVRDVVRDLMRDWKITTVFGNPGTTEVPFLADWPDDFRYVLGLHETSVLAMADAYAQFTERPAVVSLHSAGGLGHALGSMVTAYQNRAPLIVIAGQQERSMLPYDPFLSAIDAAQFPKPWVKWSLEPAQAADVPAAFARAYQVATQPPFGPAYLSIPADDWLRPATPLPAKPRVRGFAPDPEAIAELAAALNASARPAIVFGAAVDADNAVPDAVRLAERTRAAVWTAPFAARSPFPENHPQFAGFLKPSKRKVYEALAGYDLVVVIGAPAFTYHVPTEGELPEQAPLYLVNDDPQVLARAPQATTVMSTPRAAIRALSEMVQTPQTRQAPVGRRRRERPAEPAEGELMTAAYVYAALSALLPEDTLLVEEAPSLRGDIQEHLPINAEGGGFLTMASGVLGYGLPAAVGAAMAQPGRPVVAVLGDGSSMYGIQALWTAAQEHVPAVFVILDNREYGAVRAHAETSINSKVPGSDLGGLDFCGLARSMGCDAMLVERPDELKPAVTGALAAANPTLVHVRIRSGAH, encoded by the coding sequence ATGGCTCCCACGACAGTCCGCGACGTCGTCCGCGACCTGATGCGGGACTGGAAGATCACCACGGTCTTCGGCAACCCCGGCACCACCGAGGTGCCCTTCCTCGCCGACTGGCCCGACGACTTCCGGTACGTGCTGGGCCTGCACGAGACCTCGGTGCTGGCGATGGCCGACGCCTACGCGCAGTTCACCGAGCGGCCTGCCGTGGTGAGCCTGCACTCCGCGGGCGGCCTCGGCCACGCGCTGGGCAGCATGGTCACCGCGTACCAGAACCGCGCGCCGCTGATCGTGATCGCGGGCCAGCAGGAACGCTCGATGCTGCCCTACGACCCGTTCCTCTCGGCCATCGACGCGGCCCAGTTCCCCAAGCCCTGGGTGAAGTGGAGCCTCGAGCCCGCGCAGGCCGCCGATGTTCCGGCCGCGTTCGCCCGTGCCTACCAGGTCGCCACGCAGCCGCCGTTCGGCCCGGCTTACCTGTCCATCCCGGCCGACGACTGGCTGCGGCCCGCCACGCCGCTGCCCGCCAAGCCCCGCGTGCGTGGCTTCGCCCCGGACCCGGAGGCCATCGCGGAGCTCGCGGCGGCGCTGAACGCCAGCGCCCGTCCGGCGATCGTGTTCGGTGCGGCCGTGGACGCCGACAACGCCGTGCCCGACGCGGTCCGGCTCGCCGAGCGGACCAGGGCCGCGGTGTGGACGGCGCCGTTCGCCGCGCGCAGCCCGTTCCCGGAGAACCACCCGCAGTTCGCGGGTTTCCTCAAGCCCAGCAAGCGCAAGGTGTACGAGGCGCTGGCGGGGTACGACCTCGTCGTGGTGATCGGGGCGCCCGCGTTCACCTACCACGTGCCCACCGAGGGCGAGCTGCCCGAGCAGGCGCCGCTGTACCTGGTCAACGACGACCCGCAGGTGCTCGCCAGGGCGCCGCAGGCGACGACGGTCATGTCGACGCCGAGGGCGGCCATCCGGGCGCTGTCGGAGATGGTCCAGACCCCGCAGACCCGGCAGGCGCCCGTGGGCCGTCGGCGGCGCGAGCGGCCCGCCGAACCGGCCGAGGGCGAGCTGATGACCGCCGCGTACGTCTACGCCGCGTTGTCCGCGCTGCTGCCCGAGGACACGCTCCTGGTCGAGGAGGCGCCCAGCCTGCGCGGCGACATCCAGGAGCACCTGCCGATCAACGCCGAGGGCGGCGGGTTCCTCACCATGGCCAGCGGCGTGCTCGGCTACGGCCTGCCCGCCGCGGTGGGCGCGGCGATGGCGCAGCCGGGCCGTCCCGTCGTGGCGGTGCTCGGCGACGGCTCGAGCATGTACGGCATCCAGGCACTGTGGACCGCCGCGCAGGAGCACGTGCCCGCGGTGTTCGTCATCCTCGACAACCGCGAGTACGGCGCGGTGCGCGCGCACGCGGAGACCTCGATCAACAGCAAGGTGCCCGGCTCGGACCTCGGCGGTCTGGACTTCTGCGGCCTCGCGCGCAGCATGGGCTGCGACGCGATGCTCGTCGAGCGTCCCGACGAGCTGAAGCCCGCGGTGACAGGCGCGCTGGCCGCGGCCAACCCGACGCTGGTGCACGTACGCATCCGTTCCGGCGCGCACTGA
- a CDS encoding ABC transporter permease, which translates to MNGGRRWLDFARRWVVFVVFVGVWQLVAYSAANPYFPPPSGILSAAGHTWFSGPASHLYLSGAFTDDILPSLGRLLAGFAIAAVAGIPAGLALGRSARATDYVSPMFFFARAVPATLLVPVFLVAFGIGPRMEIVTVLWGAIWPILLNTIDGARAVDEVKTETARAFRISRSGWIFGVVLPTALPKVFAGLRLALSLAIILMVVSELMGGSTNGIGYQLINAQGNFQLPQMWAWIVLVSLLGYVANLVLSAVERRALGWHPGFQAEEV; encoded by the coding sequence GTGAACGGCGGCAGGCGATGGCTCGACTTCGCCCGGCGCTGGGTGGTCTTCGTGGTGTTCGTCGGGGTGTGGCAGCTGGTCGCGTACTCGGCCGCCAACCCCTACTTCCCGCCGCCGTCGGGCATCCTGTCCGCGGCCGGGCACACCTGGTTCTCCGGACCGGCCAGTCATCTCTACCTCTCCGGCGCGTTCACCGACGACATCCTGCCCAGCCTCGGCAGGCTGCTCGCCGGCTTCGCGATCGCCGCGGTGGCCGGCATCCCGGCCGGGCTCGCGCTCGGCCGGTCGGCCAGGGCGACCGACTACGTATCGCCGATGTTCTTCTTCGCCCGCGCGGTACCGGCGACGCTGCTGGTCCCGGTGTTCCTGGTGGCGTTCGGCATCGGGCCGCGGATGGAGATCGTGACCGTGCTGTGGGGCGCCATCTGGCCGATCCTGCTGAACACCATCGACGGCGCGCGAGCGGTGGACGAGGTGAAGACCGAGACCGCGCGGGCGTTCCGGATCTCCCGCAGCGGCTGGATCTTCGGCGTGGTGCTGCCGACCGCGCTGCCCAAGGTGTTCGCGGGCCTGCGCCTGGCGCTGTCGCTCGCGATCATCCTGATGGTCGTCTCGGAGCTGATGGGCGGCAGCACCAACGGGATCGGCTACCAGCTGATCAACGCGCAGGGCAACTTCCAGCTGCCGCAGATGTGGGCGTGGATCGTGCTGGTGAGCCTGCTCGGGTACGTGGCGAACCTGGTGCTCTCGGCCGTCGAACGCCGGGCGCTCGGCTGGCACCCGGGCTTCCAGGCGGAAGAGGTCTGA
- a CDS encoding sensor histidine kinase, whose protein sequence is MARPRKRPAGGDALERRPEIRVGGRWRLRNWRLRTKLIVVLVIPAVTVLALVGLHVQQDLAHADELAELSAHGRVDAGVNDVIHQLQRERDLSVRFVAADRKGDLTDLRDQRNRVDAAVGAMGEEFDAERSRLSPDGDTELQATIARLNVLTGLRFATEHSSLPADATLRSYSELISGMLDLSDQTVADVTDPDLSRLRLAASALARVKDQMSVKRALLAEALQEGRLSTDEMRALLGSDAELSAARSDFRKFATPAEQRMYDDTVIGLIVDTGNNMVESAITRAEMGQSLSGLDPQQWDTSATYTINLAYQVQQAVQAETQTKIDSLATGARRSAIANAGIVLGVLVLCAVLAVVIARSLLRPLRALRRTALDVADHRLPEAVENILADPHPEGAARRRGIDPVPVFSREELGQVARAFDAVHGQAVRLAGEQALLRENVNAMFVNLSRRSQNLVERQLSVLDRMEADEQDPETLGGLFELDHLATRMRRNSENLLVLSGHDLGDTRTEPVPAEEIIGAALSEVEHYQRIELTATPDLAIVGEATSDLVHVISELLENATLYSPADTTVTVVSAVGDDGAWQVHITDSGAGMPEPEIQRANARLATPPDVDVEVSRRMGLFVVATLARRHDIGVRLRSADGGGLVATVVVPARLLVEQARRPEPGPVAQPVPEPAPVPVPEAPLALPPEVARRAPVEDEQGPDWPSRDNDEQERYYLEDDAPTERLPAYQAVLSQWFHTGEHRPVHQSEAPAHDPEWPADEQPGGSIAERLNGVRHAQPDPVDPPTLRLDPEAVRGRMARLQDGFNRAREARAGARDDAGFRGR, encoded by the coding sequence ATGGCTCGTCCGCGCAAGCGTCCCGCCGGCGGTGACGCACTGGAGCGGCGGCCGGAGATCCGGGTCGGCGGCCGGTGGCGGCTGCGCAACTGGCGGCTGCGCACGAAGCTGATCGTCGTCCTGGTCATCCCGGCCGTGACCGTGCTCGCGCTGGTCGGGTTGCACGTGCAGCAGGACCTGGCGCACGCCGACGAGCTCGCCGAGCTGTCCGCGCACGGCCGCGTGGACGCGGGCGTCAACGATGTCATCCACCAGCTGCAGCGGGAGCGGGACCTCAGCGTCCGGTTCGTGGCCGCGGACCGCAAGGGCGACCTGACCGACCTGCGCGACCAGCGCAACAGGGTCGACGCCGCCGTCGGGGCGATGGGCGAGGAGTTCGACGCCGAGCGCTCGCGGCTGTCCCCGGACGGCGACACCGAGCTGCAGGCGACGATCGCGCGGCTGAACGTGCTCACCGGCCTGCGGTTCGCCACCGAGCACTCGAGCCTGCCCGCCGACGCCACCCTCCGCTCCTACAGCGAGCTGATCTCCGGGATGCTCGACCTGTCCGACCAGACGGTCGCCGACGTGACGGACCCGGACCTGTCCCGGCTGCGGCTGGCCGCGAGCGCGCTGGCGAGGGTCAAGGACCAGATGTCGGTCAAGCGCGCGCTGCTCGCCGAGGCGCTGCAGGAGGGCAGGCTCTCCACCGACGAGATGCGGGCACTGCTCGGCTCCGACGCCGAGCTTTCCGCCGCACGCAGCGACTTCCGCAAGTTCGCCACTCCCGCCGAGCAGCGGATGTACGACGACACCGTGATCGGCCTGATCGTCGACACCGGCAACAACATGGTCGAGTCGGCGATCACCAGGGCCGAGATGGGCCAGAGCCTCTCCGGCCTCGACCCGCAGCAGTGGGACACCTCCGCGACCTACACGATCAACCTGGCCTACCAGGTCCAGCAGGCGGTGCAGGCCGAGACCCAGACGAAGATCGACTCGCTCGCCACGGGCGCCCGCCGCTCCGCCATCGCCAACGCCGGCATCGTGCTCGGCGTGCTGGTGCTGTGCGCGGTGCTCGCGGTGGTCATCGCGCGGTCCCTGCTGCGGCCGCTGCGCGCGCTGCGCCGCACCGCGCTCGACGTCGCCGACCACCGCCTGCCCGAAGCGGTGGAGAACATCCTGGCCGATCCGCATCCCGAAGGCGCCGCGCGCCGCCGCGGGATCGACCCGGTGCCGGTGTTCAGCCGCGAGGAGCTCGGCCAGGTCGCCAGGGCGTTCGACGCGGTGCACGGGCAGGCCGTGCGGCTCGCGGGTGAGCAGGCACTGCTGCGCGAGAACGTCAACGCGATGTTCGTGAACCTCTCGCGCCGCAGCCAGAACCTCGTCGAGCGGCAACTGTCCGTACTGGACCGGATGGAGGCCGACGAGCAGGATCCGGAGACGCTCGGCGGACTGTTCGAACTGGACCACCTCGCCACCCGGATGCGCCGCAACAGCGAGAACCTGCTCGTGCTGTCGGGGCACGACCTCGGCGACACGCGGACGGAACCCGTTCCTGCAGAGGAGATCATCGGCGCCGCACTGTCCGAAGTGGAGCATTACCAGCGCATCGAGCTGACCGCGACGCCCGACCTCGCGATCGTCGGCGAGGCGACCAGCGACCTCGTGCACGTGATCTCGGAGCTGCTCGAGAACGCGACGCTGTACTCCCCGGCGGACACCACCGTCACCGTCGTCAGCGCGGTCGGCGACGACGGCGCCTGGCAGGTGCACATCACCGACTCCGGCGCCGGGATGCCCGAGCCGGAGATCCAGCGCGCGAACGCCCGGCTGGCCACGCCGCCCGACGTCGACGTCGAGGTGTCCCGCCGGATGGGCCTGTTCGTCGTCGCGACCCTGGCCCGGCGGCACGACATCGGCGTGCGGCTCCGCTCGGCCGACGGCGGCGGCCTCGTCGCGACGGTCGTGGTGCCGGCCCGGCTCCTGGTCGAGCAGGCCCGGCGCCCCGAGCCCGGGCCGGTCGCCCAGCCCGTGCCCGAACCGGCGCCAGTGCCCGTGCCGGAGGCGCCACTCGCGTTGCCGCCGGAGGTGGCGCGACGGGCGCCGGTAGAGGACGAGCAGGGGCCGGACTGGCCGTCCCGGGACAACGACGAGCAGGAGCGCTACTACCTCGAGGACGACGCGCCGACCGAGCGGCTGCCCGCGTACCAGGCCGTGTTGTCGCAGTGGTTCCACACCGGCGAGCACCGGCCGGTGCACCAGTCCGAGGCGCCCGCGCACGACCCAGAGTGGCCCGCGGACGAGCAGCCCGGCGGTTCGATCGCGGAACGGCTCAACGGGGTCCGGCACGCCCAGCCGGACCCGGTCGACCCGCCGACGCTGCGGCTGGACCCGGAGGCCGTGCGCGGCCGGATGGCGCGGCTGCAGGACGGCTTCAACCGCGCCCGCGAGGCGAGAGCCGGCGCCCGCGATGACGCGGGCTTCCGCGGCAGATAG
- a CDS encoding sensor histidine kinase: protein MPSEDTPDVAGPPAQRTARQNGSRLSLRNWKLRSKLALVLAIPTVTALALGGLRAHDELQQADRLDQTTAQVDLAGKLTEVVHQLQSERMLAVAKIITPGDVDLQTALNAQIRQVDSTVSDLRDDAAKVEIGDPSSRQRYDQGLQRLDTLPALRTTVNTPPYSEQAAFVTYTSILDSLVQLGREVTATVNDRDLLRLSTTVQAISEAKEFTAQQDAALEIAVMRNGFNNILLDQTRAAQASSSASLDLFRSDATPQQLQLFNNTVSGADVDGREQLAAVALTRASAGAPPGIDRNLLATDSAATLNKMRTLESDLLGDLRAESASLAGDANTAAWRDIGIVLAALAAALLLTFLIARVMLKPLRVLRSSALEIAYTRLPQSVAKILDDPEPMVAAAKAVEPVPITTREEIGEVARSFDEVHEQAVKMAAEQALLRENVNGIFVNLSRRSQRLVERQLGVIDRLEADEQDPDHLASLFELDHLATRLRRNGESLLVLSGAGLAKSVPKPVSAADVIGAAVSEIEQYARVEVGVIPEVAVRGLTVHDLVHLLAELLDNATYFSEPETKVSVRAVVTRRKALAIQITDRGVGMSDEQLAEANQRLADPPDLDVSVTRRMGLYVVARLAQRHGVEVRVRENEDIEGGVIARVVVPAELLGPIVAEAPMPPSQLETSLPDIPSVPAQRPRPASVAAEQNAAGLTPLAQPISLDDLVAGSSSAAFMSRGSNATPPPANNGNGATRFAPLELPKREPQYVPVTKPEPETLEPPAPQNGVLDDDVPTKRLPIYQSVVSRWFTHEGEEEQDTRGEEASQHSMTGNLEEPAAQEPAELEATPMLDDVWRSAADEGWQKAQSLLEPKGEEVTTAGLPKRVPNAYLVPGSVTEGESKGTSFTDTTSGTPGQSAISRSATAARDRMVSFQQGYRSGRHALRERSGESVSVSGGDLTSPEYGSEE from the coding sequence GTGCCGAGTGAAGACACCCCGGACGTAGCGGGGCCTCCTGCGCAGCGGACTGCGCGGCAGAACGGGTCGCGACTGAGCCTTCGGAACTGGAAGCTGCGCTCGAAGCTGGCGCTGGTACTGGCCATTCCGACCGTGACCGCGCTCGCGCTGGGCGGTCTGCGTGCCCACGACGAACTGCAGCAGGCCGATCGACTGGACCAGACCACCGCACAGGTGGATCTGGCCGGAAAGCTGACCGAGGTCGTGCACCAGCTGCAGTCCGAGCGGATGCTGGCGGTCGCGAAGATCATCACGCCGGGCGACGTCGACCTGCAGACCGCTTTGAACGCCCAGATCCGACAGGTCGACTCGACCGTGTCCGATCTGCGGGACGACGCGGCGAAGGTCGAGATCGGCGACCCGTCCAGCCGGCAGCGCTACGACCAGGGCCTGCAGCGCCTGGACACGCTGCCCGCGCTGCGGACGACGGTCAACACCCCGCCCTACTCCGAACAGGCCGCGTTCGTCACCTACACCTCGATCCTCGACTCGCTCGTGCAGCTGGGCCGCGAGGTCACCGCGACGGTGAACGACCGCGACCTGCTCCGGCTCAGCACCACGGTGCAGGCGATCAGCGAGGCGAAGGAGTTCACCGCCCAGCAGGACGCCGCGCTCGAGATCGCCGTGATGCGCAACGGGTTCAACAACATCCTGCTCGACCAGACCCGTGCCGCGCAGGCCAGCTCGTCCGCCTCGCTGGACCTGTTCCGCTCGGACGCGACCCCGCAACAGCTGCAGCTGTTCAACAACACAGTCAGCGGCGCGGACGTGGACGGCCGGGAGCAGCTGGCCGCGGTCGCCCTGACCCGGGCCTCGGCAGGCGCACCGCCGGGTATCGACCGGAACCTGCTCGCGACCGACAGCGCCGCGACGCTGAACAAGATGCGCACGCTGGAAAGCGACCTGCTGGGCGACCTGCGGGCCGAATCGGCGTCACTGGCCGGCGACGCGAACACCGCGGCCTGGCGCGACATCGGCATCGTGCTCGCCGCACTGGCCGCCGCGCTGCTGCTGACGTTCCTCATCGCGCGGGTCATGCTCAAACCGCTGCGCGTGCTGCGCTCCAGCGCGCTGGAGATCGCCTACACCCGGCTGCCGCAGTCGGTCGCGAAGATCCTCGACGACCCGGAGCCCATGGTGGCGGCGGCCAAGGCGGTCGAACCGGTGCCGATCACCACCCGCGAGGAGATCGGCGAGGTCGCGCGCTCGTTCGACGAGGTGCACGAGCAGGCCGTGAAGATGGCCGCGGAGCAGGCGCTGCTGCGCGAGAACGTCAACGGCATCTTCGTGAACCTCTCGCGGCGGTCGCAGCGGCTGGTGGAACGCCAGCTCGGCGTGATCGACCGGCTCGAGGCCGACGAGCAGGACCCCGACCACCTCGCGAGCCTGTTCGAGCTCGACCACCTCGCGACCCGGCTGCGCCGCAACGGTGAAAGCCTCCTGGTGCTCTCCGGCGCCGGTCTGGCGAAGTCCGTGCCCAAGCCGGTCTCGGCGGCCGACGTCATCGGCGCCGCGGTGTCGGAGATCGAGCAGTACGCGCGCGTCGAGGTCGGCGTGATCCCCGAGGTCGCCGTGCGCGGGCTGACCGTGCACGACCTCGTGCACCTGCTCGCCGAGCTGCTCGACAACGCCACCTACTTCTCCGAGCCGGAGACGAAGGTGAGTGTGCGGGCGGTGGTGACCCGGCGCAAGGCGCTGGCCATCCAGATCACCGACCGCGGCGTCGGCATGTCCGACGAGCAGCTCGCCGAGGCCAACCAGCGGCTGGCCGACCCACCGGACCTCGACGTGTCGGTGACCCGCCGGATGGGCCTGTACGTGGTGGCACGGCTGGCCCAGCGACACGGCGTCGAGGTGCGGGTCCGCGAGAACGAGGACATCGAAGGCGGCGTGATCGCCCGCGTGGTGGTGCCGGCCGAGCTGCTCGGCCCGATCGTCGCGGAAGCGCCGATGCCGCCGTCGCAGCTGGAGACCTCGCTGCCCGACATCCCGTCCGTGCCCGCCCAGCGGCCGCGCCCGGCGTCGGTCGCCGCTGAGCAGAACGCGGCCGGGCTGACCCCGCTCGCCCAGCCGATCAGCCTGGACGACCTGGTCGCGGGCAGTTCGAGCGCGGCGTTCATGAGCCGGGGCAGCAACGCGACGCCCCCGCCGGCGAACAACGGCAACGGCGCCACCCGGTTCGCGCCGCTGGAGCTGCCGAAGCGGGAACCGCAGTACGTGCCCGTCACCAAGCCCGAGCCCGAGACCCTGGAGCCGCCCGCCCCGCAGAACGGGGTGCTCGACGACGACGTGCCGACCAAGCGGCTGCCGATCTACCAGTCGGTGGTGTCCCGGTGGTTCACCCATGAAGGCGAAGAGGAGCAGGACACCCGTGGGGAGGAGGCGTCCCAGCACTCGATGACGGGGAATCTCGAGGAACCGGCCGCGCAGGAGCCGGCAGAGCTTGAGGCCACGCCGATGCTCGACGACGTGTGGCGCAGCGCGGCCGACGAGGGCTGGCAGAAGGCGCAGTCGTTGCTCGAGCCCAAGGGCGAAGAGGTGACCACGGCGGGGCTGCCCAAGCGGGTGCCCAACGCCTACCTGGTGCCCGGCTCGGTCACGGAGGGCGAATCGAAGGGCACGTCCTTCACCGACACCACGTCGGGTACGCCAGGGCAGAGCGCGATCAGCAGGTCGGCCACCGCGGCGCGAGACCGTATGGTGAGCTTCCAACAGGGCTACCGGTCCGGCCGGCACGCGTTGCGGGAGCGGTCCGGAGAGAGCGTTTCGGTATCCGGCGGGGATCTGACCTCGCCCGAATACGGCAGTGAGGAGTGA
- a CDS encoding ABC transporter substrate-binding protein, protein MSNATRRRFLRLALGATVAAPLAASAGCSALNGSSSSDSTSGTNNAGLEKTKLTVGILTGQQGVSTKLAEKYGYFSQQGLEVTSKMFASGPAAFPALLNGELDFAVTNYVSFFQAIAQKTLQAKVVVDVDQLGENSLVVIAKPNSGIQEPKDLVGKKVSIHQAGSIAEVLLRATLKDHDVDPNRVELQTVKFPDIPAALASGQLDAGVELEPYITQAERTQGAQPVLKIVTGSTANITSAGFVALDSFIQKNPKTVAAFQKAMVPAQTAAADRSKLLEVLPDLTGVDKDTASLLNIDVFPTSVSAAQLQRVVTLMQNYGGLSAQLDASQYMVATPQV, encoded by the coding sequence GTGAGTAACGCCACTCGCCGCCGTTTCCTCCGGCTCGCTCTGGGCGCCACCGTCGCCGCGCCGCTGGCCGCGTCGGCGGGCTGCAGTGCACTGAACGGCTCGAGCTCCAGCGACTCCACGTCCGGCACCAACAACGCCGGGCTGGAGAAGACCAAGCTGACCGTGGGCATCTTGACCGGCCAGCAGGGCGTGTCCACCAAGCTGGCCGAGAAGTACGGCTACTTCAGCCAGCAGGGGCTGGAGGTCACCAGCAAGATGTTCGCCTCCGGGCCCGCCGCGTTCCCGGCGCTGCTCAACGGCGAGCTGGACTTCGCGGTCACCAACTACGTCTCCTTCTTCCAGGCCATCGCCCAGAAGACGCTGCAGGCGAAGGTCGTGGTCGACGTCGACCAGCTGGGTGAGAACAGCCTCGTCGTGATCGCGAAGCCGAACTCGGGCATCCAGGAGCCGAAGGACCTCGTCGGCAAGAAGGTGTCCATCCACCAGGCGGGCTCGATCGCCGAGGTCCTGCTGCGGGCGACGTTGAAGGACCACGACGTCGACCCGAACCGGGTCGAGCTCCAGACCGTGAAGTTCCCCGACATCCCGGCGGCACTGGCCAGCGGTCAGCTCGACGCGGGCGTCGAGCTGGAGCCCTACATCACCCAGGCCGAGCGCACCCAGGGCGCGCAGCCGGTGCTCAAGATCGTCACCGGCTCCACGGCGAACATCACCTCGGCCGGGTTCGTCGCGCTCGACTCCTTCATCCAGAAGAACCCGAAGACGGTCGCCGCGTTCCAGAAGGCCATGGTGCCCGCCCAGACCGCGGCCGCCGACAGGTCGAAGTTGCTGGAGGTGCTGCCCGACCTCACCGGCGTCGACAAGGACACCGCCTCCCTGCTCAACATCGACGTCTTCCCGACCTCGGTGAGCGCGGCGCAGCTGCAGCGCGTCGTGACGCTGATGCAGAACTACGGTGGCCTGAGCGCCCAGCTGGACGCCAGCCAGTACATGGTGGCGACGCCGCAGGTCTGA
- a CDS encoding ABC transporter permease, whose protein sequence is MRTAFRRLIGLVCFLVLWEVIVRLGVLPAAVVPPPSTVLVRFAGLFSDARFVPDAVSTVLSWFIALALAVTVAVPLGVLLGSIRWLRLSLSPIVEFLRPLPAVALIPLVILLLGSGAQTKIALAAFASVWPVLFNTIYAMGEIDRQLLETVRALRTPPLRRLFTVLLPSIAPFTLTGVRLSASISLVVLVSTEYLSGGTIGVGQFVYLWGTSAGRMDMVLAGVVFIGLVGYLVNQALLSAQRRWIGWAATGGAV, encoded by the coding sequence GTGCGGACCGCGTTTCGCAGGCTGATCGGCCTGGTCTGCTTCCTCGTGCTGTGGGAGGTGATCGTCCGGCTCGGCGTACTGCCCGCCGCCGTCGTCCCCCCGCCGTCGACCGTGCTGGTCAGATTCGCCGGGCTGTTCTCCGACGCCCGTTTCGTGCCCGACGCGGTCTCCACCGTGCTGTCGTGGTTCATCGCGCTGGCGCTCGCGGTGACCGTCGCCGTTCCGCTCGGGGTGCTGCTCGGCAGCATCCGCTGGTTGCGGCTGAGCCTCAGCCCGATCGTGGAGTTCCTGCGCCCGCTGCCCGCGGTCGCCCTGATCCCGCTGGTGATCCTGCTGCTCGGCAGCGGCGCGCAGACCAAGATCGCGCTCGCCGCGTTCGCGTCGGTCTGGCCCGTGCTGTTCAACACGATCTACGCGATGGGGGAGATCGACCGGCAGCTGCTGGAGACCGTCAGGGCGCTGCGGACCCCGCCGTTGCGGCGGCTGTTCACCGTGCTGCTGCCGAGCATCGCACCCTTCACGCTGACCGGCGTGCGGCTTTCGGCGTCGATCTCGCTGGTCGTGCTGGTCAGCACCGAGTACCTCAGCGGCGGCACGATCGGCGTCGGCCAGTTCGTCTACCTCTGGGGCACCTCGGCCGGGCGGATGGACATGGTGCTGGCGGGCGTGGTCTTCATCGGGCTGGTGGGCTACCTGGTCAACCAGGCGCTGCTGAGCGCGCAGCGGCGCTGGATCGGCTGGGCCGCGACGGGGGGTGCGGTGTGA
- a CDS encoding roadblock/LC7 domain-containing protein, giving the protein MTRAGSLQPGGAKPQGVQNGFAWLITDFVHRVPGAAHAVVVSADGLMLAASRGLPKDRADQLAAVASGLTSLARGAAKVFEGGPVAQTVVEMANGFLFLMSVSDGSCLAVLGSPDSDIGLVVYEMTLLVDRVGQQLTPEMRAQLQGAVRG; this is encoded by the coding sequence GTGACACGCGCGGGATCGCTGCAGCCCGGAGGCGCCAAGCCTCAGGGTGTGCAAAACGGGTTCGCCTGGCTGATCACGGACTTCGTGCACCGGGTGCCCGGCGCCGCGCACGCTGTCGTGGTGTCCGCGGACGGGCTCATGCTGGCCGCTTCACGCGGCCTGCCCAAGGACAGGGCCGACCAGCTGGCGGCGGTGGCCTCCGGGCTGACCAGCCTCGCCCGCGGCGCGGCGAAGGTCTTCGAAGGCGGCCCGGTCGCGCAGACCGTGGTCGAGATGGCGAACGGCTTCCTGTTCCTGATGTCGGTGTCGGACGGTTCGTGCCTCGCGGTGCTGGGCTCCCCGGACAGCGACATCGGGCTCGTGGTGTATGAAATGACCCTCCTGGTCGACCGGGTCGGACAGCAGTTGACGCCCGAGATGCGGGCTCAGCTGCAGGGGGCCGTGCGCGGGTGA